In Providencia sneebia DSM 19967, one DNA window encodes the following:
- the mdlC gene encoding benzoylformate decarboxylase, with protein sequence MKVKTIRDVTFDLLRQLELTTLFGNPGSTEETFLKDFPEDFRYVQTLHESSAVGAADGYAQATRKPAIVNVHTSAGLSNSMSNIMTAAQNKTPLIITAGNQTREMLLMEPWLTNVSPTELPKPWIKWSYEPVRAEDVPAAFMRAYAMALQPPAGPVFLSIPLDDWDKPALGDAVVRSVASQYAPDPTRISQFADLLSTAKNPALIYGAGIARGQGWDIGIQLAEKLNCHVFSAPASEVPSFPETHPLYAGGLPFAIEPLSKKLAGYDVAIVIGAPIFRYYPYVAGEYIPEGLQLLHITDDPNESGRAPVGDSLLSSPVLALEALFNLVQKRAATPPQTPQQSHGMSPHPAAEQQEGDQLSALELFKGLREFTPENTVLVEESPSNLGELHTAWPIDKPDSFYTFASGSLGWNLPASIGIALAERDSGRNRPVIAIIGDGSLQYSIQGLWTAAQLKLPILFVVPRNGEYAILKSFAKLEDSPGVPGLDLPDLDIVSLAKGYGCIGVRAETLDEINQICKEAFSRSVPTVIEVPIIPTTPPLL encoded by the coding sequence ATGAAGGTAAAAACAATTCGCGATGTCACTTTTGATCTATTACGCCAACTTGAATTAACCACTTTATTTGGTAACCCAGGCTCAACAGAAGAGACTTTTTTAAAAGATTTTCCAGAAGATTTCCGTTACGTGCAAACATTGCACGAATCATCCGCAGTTGGTGCAGCCGATGGCTATGCACAAGCAACTCGCAAACCCGCTATTGTAAACGTTCATACTTCCGCAGGTTTAAGTAACTCAATGAGTAACATCATGACTGCGGCACAGAATAAAACCCCATTAATTATTACCGCTGGAAACCAAACGCGAGAAATGTTACTCATGGAACCATGGCTAACGAATGTTTCTCCTACTGAGTTGCCTAAACCATGGATAAAATGGAGCTACGAGCCAGTCAGAGCTGAAGATGTCCCTGCTGCATTTATGCGAGCTTATGCGATGGCACTACAGCCACCTGCCGGCCCTGTCTTTTTATCTATCCCATTAGATGATTGGGATAAACCTGCGCTAGGTGATGCTGTCGTGCGGAGTGTCGCATCACAATATGCACCAGATCCTACCCGTATTTCTCAATTTGCAGACCTACTCTCAACGGCTAAAAACCCTGCACTGATTTATGGAGCTGGAATTGCTCGTGGACAAGGTTGGGATATTGGTATTCAATTAGCCGAGAAATTGAATTGCCACGTATTCAGTGCACCCGCATCTGAAGTGCCATCATTCCCTGAAACTCATCCTCTGTATGCGGGTGGCTTGCCTTTTGCTATTGAGCCATTATCAAAAAAACTAGCAGGCTATGATGTTGCTATTGTTATTGGAGCACCAATATTCCGTTATTATCCCTATGTAGCTGGCGAATACATTCCAGAAGGATTGCAGTTATTGCATATTACGGATGATCCTAATGAATCAGGAAGAGCGCCTGTTGGTGACAGCTTATTATCTAGCCCAGTGTTGGCACTAGAAGCCTTGTTCAACCTTGTACAAAAACGCGCTGCCACACCGCCTCAAACGCCACAGCAATCGCACGGAATGTCTCCTCATCCTGCTGCTGAACAGCAAGAAGGTGATCAACTTTCAGCATTAGAACTGTTTAAAGGTTTGCGTGAATTTACACCTGAAAATACAGTATTAGTTGAAGAATCCCCCTCTAACCTTGGCGAGTTGCATACCGCATGGCCAATTGATAAGCCTGATTCTTTTTATACTTTTGCCAGTGGAAGCCTTGGCTGGAATTTACCTGCGAGTATTGGTATTGCATTAGCCGAAAGAGATAGCGGTAGAAATCGCCCCGTTATTGCCATTATTGGTGACGGTTCTTTGCAATACTCAATTCAAGGTTTATGGACAGCTGCTCAGCTAAAATTACCAATACTGTTTGTTGTGCCACGTAATGGTGAATATGCAATTTTGAAATCTTTTGCAAAATTAGAAGATTCTCCAGGTGTTCCGGGTCTAGATTTACCTGATTTAGATATTGTTTCTTTGGCAAAAGGCTACGGCTGTATTGGTGTACGTGCTGAAACATTAGATGAAATCAACCAAATCTGTAAGGAAGCATTTTCTCGTTCAGTCCCTACAGTCATTGAAGTTCCTATTATTCCAACAACACCGCCTTTGTTGTAA
- a CDS encoding AEC family transporter — MLDTIITALLPIVVTLLLGYFAGFRHDFNKDQATVLNKMVMLYALPLLLFAGILSTPLTEIISNVDVFLWIFVGMVVGFIAVFLISRFIFKSSARLAALRAIAIAGPAVPFVGTPVLGVLFPIDADIAIAVGSLLMNLIQVPLALVFLVGADANDTSTSKQSAFSVVVNSIKNAIIQPVVWAPILAFILLLIGLDMPKFLKGSFILLGQATGGVALFAVGAVLYAQKVSFSIPVIINVLSKNILLPLIILVIMIALSIPHVERGLVSVTLAIPTASIAVIFAVEYKTGEQEMASTLFWSTILSVITMGGFIWFTGS, encoded by the coding sequence ATGTTAGATACAATTATTACTGCGTTATTGCCAATCGTGGTAACGCTTTTACTCGGATATTTTGCAGGGTTTCGGCATGATTTCAATAAAGATCAAGCCACTGTTTTAAATAAAATGGTGATGTTATATGCATTACCATTATTGCTATTTGCAGGAATTTTGAGCACTCCATTAACTGAGATAATCAGTAATGTTGATGTTTTCTTGTGGATCTTCGTTGGTATGGTTGTGGGATTTATTGCTGTTTTTCTTATCTCGCGCTTTATCTTCAAATCTAGTGCGCGTTTAGCCGCATTACGAGCTATTGCTATTGCAGGCCCCGCAGTACCTTTTGTTGGAACGCCCGTATTAGGAGTGCTATTTCCTATTGATGCAGATATTGCAATTGCAGTTGGCAGCTTATTAATGAATTTAATTCAGGTTCCATTAGCCTTAGTCTTTTTAGTGGGAGCTGATGCTAATGATACTTCAACAAGCAAACAAAGCGCTTTTTCAGTTGTTGTCAATAGTATAAAAAATGCAATTATCCAACCTGTTGTATGGGCACCAATCCTTGCTTTCATTTTATTATTAATTGGCTTGGATATGCCGAAGTTCTTAAAAGGCTCATTTATTTTATTAGGTCAAGCAACGGGCGGGGTGGCATTATTTGCTGTCGGTGCTGTTCTTTACGCACAAAAAGTCAGTTTCTCTATCCCTGTCATCATCAACGTACTTAGCAAGAATATTTTATTACCATTAATTATTCTGGTGATAATGATCGCGTTATCTATACCTCATGTTGAACGCGGTTTAGTTTCGGTTACCTTAGCAATTCCTACAGCATCAATCGCGGTTATTTTTGCGGTGGAATATAAAACAGGTGAACAAGAAATGGCATCAACACTATTTTGGAGTACGATTTTATCCGTAATAACTATGGGTGGCTTTATTTGGTTTACAGGAAGCTAA
- a CDS encoding DUF1622 domain-containing protein produces MFDLIFLRELLISCVRFFQLALETISVICVVIGLIKTLIVLFQMKGGRAARYCFGNWLATALEFQLAADILVTTVDPDLDSLIKLAIIAVIRTFLNYFLAKELEHQPIKEK; encoded by the coding sequence ATGTTCGATTTGATTTTTCTACGTGAACTATTAATCTCATGTGTTCGTTTTTTCCAGCTTGCCCTAGAAACCATTTCGGTGATTTGTGTCGTCATTGGATTAATTAAAACATTAATTGTTTTATTCCAAATGAAAGGGGGGAGAGCGGCCCGTTACTGTTTTGGTAACTGGTTAGCAACCGCATTAGAGTTTCAACTTGCTGCTGATATTCTAGTAACAACAGTAGATCCTGATTTAGATAGTCTAATTAAGTTAGCCATTATTGCGGTAATTAGAACATTCTTGAACTATTTCTTAGCGAAAGAACTAGAGCACCAACCTATTAAAGAGAAATAA